The DNA region TGTACCGATGGTGGATGAGACTGTTTTCTATAATCATAACTATATTTACAAAGCCAGGCTGGACTCCATAGAAAAAACGGTGCCGCTCAGCTACAATGAATTTGTACAAAAGTACATTGACATTTATGCCGGACGTAAGGATATGATGGGAAAGATGCTTGGATTATCCGGCTATTATTTCCCAATTTTCGAAAAAGCATTAAAAAGCTATAATATTCCGGAGGAGATCAAATACCTTCCTATTATTGAATCTTCTATGAACCCGCATGCGGTATCGAGAGTTGGCGCTACCGGATTGTGGCAGTTCATGTTTGCTACGGCAAAAGGCTATGGCTTAAACATGGACAACTTTGTAGATGAGCGTAAGGATCCTATTCAGGCCAGTTATGCTGCTGCTGCCTATTTTAGGGATGCTTATGAAGAGCTGGGCGACTGGCTGCTGGCCATTGCCGCCTATAACTGCGGTATGGGGAATGTAAATAAGGCCATTGCAAAAGCAGACTCCAGGGATTTCTGGGAGATCAGGCGCTTTTTACCTATGGAAACGCGCAATTACGTGCCAGCTTTTATTGCTGCGGTCTATGTAATGAACTACTCGGGCAATCACCAGATTAAAACCCAGAAACCCGCATTGTTAAAAAATACCGATACCATCCAGGTAAGCCGCTTTGTTTCTTTGACTTCATTGGCCGAGGCCATGAATGTTGAGACAGAGGAATTACTGAATCTGAACCCATCTTATAAGAAGAAGATTGTGAACGGGACTGAAGATGCGCCCAAACGGGTAATTTTACCGAAAGTAAACCTGGCCAGTTTTACCCGGATTTATGAGCTGCTGAACGAGACGGAAGCAGATTTAGACAGACATGTCATCCTGGCTTCCAACGATGGAAGAGTGAAGCGTAAAGCCAGAAGTGCCAGTGCGGCGAAGCCTGCTGTGGTATACCATAAAGTGCTGCAGGGGCAAAATCTAAGTGTTATAGCTGATAAGTATCATGTGGAAGTGCAGGATCTGAAAGTATGGAATAACCTGAAGAGTTCTTCTATTGTACCAGGCCAGCGCCTAAAGATATTCAATAATGCCGAAAGCAGGCACGCTGCAAAACCTTTTAAAGGTTAGCCTCAGGTTCTGCTGCTCTTTTTCCGGATTAAATTTATGTGCGTTTTTTTATTTATGGCTTATCAAAAGAATTGTAACTTTGGCCCCTTACATAGGATCATTTTATGAGTAAGATTAATAGAAAACAAGATGCACTGGACTACCACTCGCAAGGGCGGCCCGGAAAAATTCAGGTTATACCAACCAAGCCAACAAATTCTCAAAGAGATCTGGCACTTGCGTATTCACCTGGAGTTGCAGAACCTTGTTTAAAGATAGCCGAAAATACAGAAGACGTTTATAAATATACTGCCAAAGGAAATCTTGTAGCAGTAATAAGCAATGGTACCGCAGTTTTGGGTTTAGGTAACATTGGTCCGGAGGCAGGTAAACCTGTAATGGAAGGAAAGGGCCTTTTGTTTAAAATATTTGCTGATATTGATGTTTTTGATCTGGAGCTGGATACCACAAATGTGGACGAGTTTGTTAAGATCGTAAAAGCCCTTGAACCTACTTTTGGCGGGGTAAACCTGGAAGATATCAAGGCACCTGAGTGTTTTGAAATTGAACGCAGGTTAAAAGCGGAAATGAATATTCCGGTGATGCACGACGACCAGCATGGTACAGCCATTATTTCTGCTGCTGCATTGTTAAATGCCTGCGAACTGCAGAAAAAGAAAATGGACAAAATAAAGATCGTAGTAAACGGTGCAGGTGCGGCGGCTATTTCCTGCTCACGTTTATACGTTTCCTTAGGTGCCAAAAAAGAAAATATTGTGATGTGCGACAGAGCAGGCGTGATCAGGAATGACCGGGAGAACCTGGACGAAATCAAAGCCGAGTTTGCCACGTCCAGGAAACTGGATACACTGGAAGAGGCAATGAAAGATTCTGATGTATTTATCGGATTGTCGTCTGCAGATTGTGTGACAGAGGAGATGCTGAAGTCTATGGCTAAAAACCCTATTGTATTTGCCATGGCTAACCCAAATCCGGAAAT from Pedobacter africanus includes:
- a CDS encoding lytic transglycosylase domain-containing protein: MKLVVRCVSYCMLILSCLSATAQIRSLNLTDTTYVPMVDETVFYNHNYIYKARLDSIEKTVPLSYNEFVQKYIDIYAGRKDMMGKMLGLSGYYFPIFEKALKSYNIPEEIKYLPIIESSMNPHAVSRVGATGLWQFMFATAKGYGLNMDNFVDERKDPIQASYAAAAYFRDAYEELGDWLLAIAAYNCGMGNVNKAIAKADSRDFWEIRRFLPMETRNYVPAFIAAVYVMNYSGNHQIKTQKPALLKNTDTIQVSRFVSLTSLAEAMNVETEELLNLNPSYKKKIVNGTEDAPKRVILPKVNLASFTRIYELLNETEADLDRHVILASNDGRVKRKARSASAAKPAVVYHKVLQGQNLSVIADKYHVEVQDLKVWNNLKSSSIVPGQRLKIFNNAESRHAAKPFKG